Below is a window of Pseudomonas eucalypticola DNA.
GCCGTACAGGCGCGCCAGCTCTTCGATCAGGTCGACTTCCAGGCTGATATCGAAGCGGTGGCTCGGTACTTCAACGCGCCATTGGCCTTGGCCTTCGGCGGTGATACCCAGGCCCAGGGCAGCGATCAGGCTTTCGATCTGCTCGGCCGGCATGTCCATGCCCAGCATCTGGCTGACACGGTCGGCGCGCAGGGTGATCGGCGCGACGTTCGGCAGGTGTTCCTGGCTGACCGTCTCGATGATCGGGCCTGGTTCCCCGCCGGTGATTTCCAGCAGCAGGCCGGTGGCGCGCTCCATGGCCTCGCGGGCCAGGTTGAAGTCCACGCCACGCTCGTAGCGGTGCGAAGCATCGGTGTGCAGGCCGTAGGAACGGGCCTTGCCAGCGACAGCGATCTGGTCGAAGAACGCGCTTTCCAGGAAGATGTCGCGGGTCTTGGCGGTGACGCCGCTGTGCTCGCCGCCCATGACGCCGGCAATGGCCAGGGCACGGGTGTGGTCGGCGATGACCAGGGTGTCGCTGCGCAGGGAAACTTCCTGGCCGTCGAGCAGTACGAGCTTCTCGCCCTCCTCGGCCATGCGCACGCGAATGCCGCCATTGATTTCAGCCAGGTCGAAGGCGTGCAGCGGCTGGCCCAGTTCGATCATCACATAGTTGGTGATGTCGACCGCGGCATCGATGCTGCGCACGTCGCTGCGACGCAGACGCTCCACCATCCACAGCGGCGTCGGCCGGGACAGGTCGACATTGCGGATGACGCGGCCCAGGTAACGCGGGCAAGCAGCCGGCGCCAGCACGTCGACCGGACGCACTTCGTCGTTGACCGCGGCCACGGCAGGCACTACAGGGCGAGTGACGGGGGCCGCATACAGCGCGCCCACTTCACGGGCCAGGCCCGCCAGGGACAGGCAGTCGCCGCGGTTCGGGGTCAGGTCGACCTCGATGCTGGCGTCGTCCAGGCCCAGGTACACGCGAAAATCTTCGCCTACCGGCGCATCGGCCGGCAATTCCATCAGGCCGTCGTTACCCTCGCCCACTTGCAGCTCGGACTGGGAACACAGCATGCCGTTGGACTCGACGCCGCGCAGCTTGGCCTTCTTGATCTTGAAGTCACCAGGCAACTGAGCGCCCAGGGTGGCGAACGGAATCTTCAGGCCGGGGCGCACGTTAGGCGCGCCGCACACCACCTGGAAGGTCTCGCTGCCATTGCTGACCTGGCAAACGCGCAGCTTGTCGGCATCGGGGTGTTGCTCGGTGCTCAGCACTTCGCCCACGATCACGCCGGTGAAAGCGCCGGCCGCGGGGGTGACGCTGTCCACTTCAAGGCCAGCCATGGACAGGCGGGCCACCAGCTCATCACGGTCGACCTGCGGGCTTACCCAGCCACGCAGCCAATTTTCACTGAATTTCATCCTGCTCTCCTAATAATTCGTTTAGCGAAATTGCGCGAGGAAGCGCAAGTCGTTGTCGAAGAACAGGCGCAAGTCATTGACGCCGTAACGCAGCATGGCCAGGCGCTCGGCGCCCATGCCGAAGGCAAAGCCCTGGAACTCTTCAGGGTCGATGCCGGACATGCGCAACACGTTGGGGTGGACCATGCCGCAGCCCATGACTTCCAGCCAGCCCGTCTGCTTGCACACGCGGCAGCCTTTGCCGCTGCACATCACGCACTGGATGTCGACTTCAGCCGACGGCTCGGTGAAGGGGAAGTAGGAAGGACGGAAGCGTACGGCCAGCTCTTTCTCGAAGAATACCCGCAGGAATTCCTCGATGGTGCCTTTCAGGTCCGCGAAGTTGATGTCGCGGTCGATCAGCAGCCCCTCGACCTGATGGAACATTGGCGAGTGGGTGATATCCGAGTCGCTGCGGTATACCCGGCCTGGGCAGACGATGCGAATCGGCGGCTGCGAAGATTCCATGCTGCGGACCTGCACCGGCGAGGTGTGGGTGCGCAGCAGCATGTTCGCATTGAAATAGAAGGTGTCGTGCATCGACCGGGCCGGGTGATGGCCTGGGATGTTGAGCGCCTCGAAGTTGTGGTAGTCGTCTTCGACCTCAGGGCCTTCGGCGATGCCGTAGCCGATGTGGGTGAAGAACTGCTCGATCCGCTCCAGGGTGCGCGTGATCGGGTGCAGGCCGCCCGATTCCTGACCACGACCCGGCAGGGTCACGTCGATCTGTTCGGCCGCGAGCTTGGCACTCAGTTCGGCTTCTTCGAAGGCCGCCTTGCGTGCATTGAGGACTTCTGTGACACGCTCCTTGGCTTCGTTGATCAGCGCGCCGACTTTGGGGCGCTCATCGGCCGGCAGGTTGCCCAGGGTCTTCATCACCTGAGTCAGCTCGCCCTTCTTGCCAAGGAAGTGAACCCGGATCTGCTCCAGGGCATTGATGTCTTCAGCGTGTTGCACGGCCTCCAGAGCTTGAGAGACCAGCGCATCCAGGTTTTCCATGTACAGACTCCAGATACGAAACAGGGGAAGAGCTTGAAGGCTCTTCCCCTGTTTATGACGTTTAACACCAGAGGCCGTGGACGGCCCCGGGTGATTGTCGTGGGTACTTAGGCCAGAGTGGCTTTAGCTTTCTCGACAATCGCAGCAAACGCCGCTTTTTCGTTCACTGCCAGATCAGCCAGAACCTTACGGTCGATCTCGATGGACGCTTTCTTCAGGCCGGCGATGAAACGGCTGTAGGACAGACCGTTTACACGAGCACCAGCGTTGATACGGGCGATCCACAGAGCGCGGAACTGACGCTTCTTCTGGCGACGGTCGCGGTAGGCGTATTGGCCTGCCTTGATGACCGCTTGCTTGGCGACACGGAATACGCGCGAACGCGCGCCGTAGTAGCCTTTAGCCAGTTTCAGAATCTTTTTGTGACGCTTACGGGCAATGACGCCACGCTTTACACGAGCCATGAGTAACTTCCTCTATCTTTGACCGAAATTAACGAAGGCGCAGCATGCGCTCGACTTTTGCAACGTCCGACGGATGCAGCAAGCTGCTACCGCGCAGTTGACGCTTACGCTTGGTCGACATTTTGGTCAGGATGTGGCTCTTGAAAGCGTGCTTGTGCTTGATGCCGTTAGCGGTTTTCAGGAACCGCTTAGCTGCACCACTCTTGGTTTTCATCTTTGGCATGTTCGGATACTCCGCATTCAGTTGATAAACATAACCGCAAGGCCTGCCGTGCCCTGGTGGTTACTTCTTTTTCTTGGGGGCGATGACCATGATCAGCTGGCGTCCTTCCATCTTAGGATGCTGTTCGACGGAACCGTACTCCAGCAGGTCTTGTTCGACCCGCTTGAGCAGTTCCATACCCAGCTCCTGATGCGCCATCTCACGGCCGCGAAATCTCAAGGAAATCTTGGCCCTGTCCCCATCACTAAGGAAACGTACCAGGTTGCGTAGTTTTACCTGGTAATCCCCTTCCTCCGTCCCTGGACGAAACTTGATTTCTTTTACCTGGATCTGCTTCTGGTTCTTCTTCGCCGCAGCAATCTGCTTCTTCTTCTCGAAGATCGATTTGCCGTAGTCCATGACTCGGCAAACCGGAGGCACTGCGTCGGCAGAAATTTCCACCAGATCCAGCTTCGCTTCTTCA
It encodes the following:
- the rpmI gene encoding 50S ribosomal protein L35; this encodes MPKMKTKSGAAKRFLKTANGIKHKHAFKSHILTKMSTKRKRQLRGSSLLHPSDVAKVERMLRLR
- the pheT gene encoding phenylalanine--tRNA ligase subunit beta encodes the protein MKFSENWLRGWVSPQVDRDELVARLSMAGLEVDSVTPAAGAFTGVIVGEVLSTEQHPDADKLRVCQVSNGSETFQVVCGAPNVRPGLKIPFATLGAQLPGDFKIKKAKLRGVESNGMLCSQSELQVGEGNDGLMELPADAPVGEDFRVYLGLDDASIEVDLTPNRGDCLSLAGLAREVGALYAAPVTRPVVPAVAAVNDEVRPVDVLAPAACPRYLGRVIRNVDLSRPTPLWMVERLRRSDVRSIDAAVDITNYVMIELGQPLHAFDLAEINGGIRVRMAEEGEKLVLLDGQEVSLRSDTLVIADHTRALAIAGVMGGEHSGVTAKTRDIFLESAFFDQIAVAGKARSYGLHTDASHRYERGVDFNLAREAMERATGLLLEITGGEPGPIIETVSQEHLPNVAPITLRADRVSQMLGMDMPAEQIESLIAALGLGITAEGQGQWRVEVPSHRFDISLEVDLIEELARLYGYNHLPVRYPQARLAPQAKAEARGELPELRRLLVARGYQEAITYSFIDPKWFELFNPGVEPLLLANPISNDMAAMRTSLWPGLVKALQHNLNRQQTRVRLFESGLRFVGQLDGLKQEPMLAGVVCGSRLPEGWAQGRETVDFFDAKADVEAVLGFAGALEQFSFEPGKHPALHPGQTAKIVRDGREVGYLGALHPELVKALGLDRVVFVFELLLAEVAEGRLPKFQELSRFPEVRRDLALVADRDVASSAVLQVIRENAGEWLTDLSLFDVYQGKGIDPNRKSLAVGLTWQHPSRTLNDDEVNATTQAILTSLEQRLNATLRK
- the pheS gene encoding phenylalanine--tRNA ligase subunit alpha yields the protein MENLDALVSQALEAVQHAEDINALEQIRVHFLGKKGELTQVMKTLGNLPADERPKVGALINEAKERVTEVLNARKAAFEEAELSAKLAAEQIDVTLPGRGQESGGLHPITRTLERIEQFFTHIGYGIAEGPEVEDDYHNFEALNIPGHHPARSMHDTFYFNANMLLRTHTSPVQVRSMESSQPPIRIVCPGRVYRSDSDITHSPMFHQVEGLLIDRDINFADLKGTIEEFLRVFFEKELAVRFRPSYFPFTEPSAEVDIQCVMCSGKGCRVCKQTGWLEVMGCGMVHPNVLRMSGIDPEEFQGFAFGMGAERLAMLRYGVNDLRLFFDNDLRFLAQFR
- the rplT gene encoding 50S ribosomal protein L20 — its product is MARVKRGVIARKRHKKILKLAKGYYGARSRVFRVAKQAVIKAGQYAYRDRRQKKRQFRALWIARINAGARVNGLSYSRFIAGLKKASIEIDRKVLADLAVNEKAAFAAIVEKAKATLA
- the infC gene encoding translation initiation factor IF-3, which gives rise to MIIKREMRQDKRAAPKAPINENISAREVRLIGADGEQVGIVSIDEALRIAEEAKLDLVEISADAVPPVCRVMDYGKSIFEKKKQIAAAKKNQKQIQVKEIKFRPGTEEGDYQVKLRNLVRFLSDGDRAKISLRFRGREMAHQELGMELLKRVEQDLLEYGSVEQHPKMEGRQLIMVIAPKKKK